From Solanum lycopersicum chromosome 4, SLM_r2.1:
cacatcgagggggatgggattgaagcctacaaattcttaagtcatatatgaggaaacccaacctggggactagagatcctataaccaggttcaaagggaaaaactaatcatatgatgacttgttgtgaaaaatgcactattttttcccctccctatgatgtgagtgcattatttcctgtagtttgtgaaggttgagttgataaaacttTTAATGAATATCTGTAGTCCGTATGGATGGAGTGTTAATCTTATAGGAgcactctcgacagatttcacctatgtgatgtgtggaagtaggtcgcttcctatgagaatgaggcttatttatacaaatgcactcatgaaatcgggatagcacatggccataacgtgctggctgttaaagctcatgtcaacaccttgattattatgtgtgagcagtgatgttttatttcccttaagcagtcatagttcaagtctgagaccactacgactctggagtaaaagttactgtttcactaagtggaggttcaatgcagagcacaccttcataatgcatagtagtcttccttcaactgatatactttcttatctaaatattaaaatgagtgggggattgttaggttcttagcattttaatattaatatttaacatattaaattgctttattttggagttataagaatgaacattggaatggatgacttctacatcatccattagcattggttatccatcaatgtatttcattcttaattccttcattactctttgtaacctatgtaacctatgtaacttcCATTGTAActtttgtaacctatgtaactcccattgtaacttatgtaacctatgtaactcccattgtaacctatgtaactcctaaggccattatcctcactatttactaccttcattatcttcctattcattgttAGGAaaacttcttgtagtataaatagtggtagtcttcatttggttttatagacacacaattcataagagaaaacaaagagtgaaagagttaatctaaaagagagttcttattagttgaagggaggtgttcttttttgtggagctttggactcaactcttgtccagagttgttgagttatactttgtgaaggctgttgtatcctggaggggacaagtcaaagaggactactgctggaccggtgaaaacatttgctgcagtggacttgaatctccttaaagagagcgagatattcgcgcctcagcctgaagagattactttcttcattttattttcaattgtaatcttgcaattttattatcttgtaagttttttcactaacattgagaaataaaattatctttcttctattttatttgtgattgtaatttattttttatcactttaaaatttgttgcaaacagataaatatttaaattagttttGTTATTCAACTGAAAATTAAtagtttatatatttgttttgttttactttctAGTATCTTACGAAAAGAatggttttttttttgacaattttttaattttaacttttcaaatgaCATGTAACAGAGTCGTTTGGTTTGAATACAAGTTATGTTGAGATTTTTATGAAGTGATTAGTTATaatgaagttaattttttttattgtttgtttgATTCGTCAAATATGCATGACATAATTTCTAAGAATAAATTGTTTGATTACAAAAATACTCattaaaaataagttgtttGTTTATAAAAGAGGGTCTAAGGgactactttttctttttacatttttatttttagataagTTATTTCGCGAAATAATATTCTATCCACAAGTGGGATAACTTATTTGAGTCGTAATTATCAATCTTGTGATAAATTATGTAATCAAACAAAGAATCGAGGGGtactaaaaatttatatttaaattatttttccttaaaatacattttgttatatatatatatatataattgtagattgaattttttttttaccatccTTTAATTTggtatcaaattaaaaatcataacaaataatttaaaacgtGATGCAAAAAGTCATAAATGACTGGCCATTATACAAAGTGTTCAATGATTAACCAATTCAAAAGAatagacaaaaataaataataaataaaataaaataaaataaaataaaataaagcaaaaaataatatttttaatggaCAAGAAAGTTCTTACGTCCAAAACCAAACACGTCATTCATTACATGACCCTACTTTTTTGGGAGTAGGCAAATGCCAACTTCTCcatcactttaatttttttcgaaTAGACACACTTATCGTACGTGTTATTATCAACTTCAGTCTCACGTCAGAGTTTATTAGTGTTTTTATTGGTTGTTGAAACTCAATAGTGCTTCACCAGATGTATAGTTTGAAGACATATAtaacacatgtatatatatatatatatatatatgatgtcttcacgttatatatatatatgatcaattttaactaaatttatattttgttactgTTTGTATTGGCTTAGTAGAGTGAGGCTATATTGATTGTTTTATCTCAATCGATCAAAAATGTTTCAAACATTTCTCGTGTATCTATTATGGAGACCGTTTGGACTCAGATCACATATACATTCAAGCTCTGCTTCGAAAACATAATATCACACATAATTAATACAACTAGCCGCACATACATGTTATCAACCACAAACaaccttaaatttttttaacaataccTTAACTACTAGACCAAACATGAGATATATCAATACGTGTATATAACCTCTTTACATAATGTAGTTTTTCGATGAAAGAGTATTGCTTGACACATCGTATCTAAGGGTGGATCCGCTCTGTATGCTATAGTTATAAACCTATATTGTATCCAAACGATTTCAATTAAGATGAAATATTATATACACgttgatataatatatttcgttacgttttgaaattaaaatgcaTGTACATTCTATAACAAGAAAATTTTACTATGAGTACTTTTTTCATAAATCTAGACGCAAATAATAGTATTTACGAAATTTATctctttcaaaatatatttttataattgtggACCCAAAAGGTGAATTGAAAAGCTCAAATGAAATTCTAATTCCAGATACATTGGAAGTAGGCTCTTTCTTTATCTTCCAGCTCAGGTTAACAtcataaagttttcaaaacatatcttctaacttttttttacacacacaaaaaaataataaaaattatggtatttttcaagtttaaatatttaggattaaaaaaaaatagttatggTAATCTAGTTGAGCCATAATTATCTTATGTAATTATTCATGTATTGCTTAATGTTTtcgattttattttgtttaataatCTAGGTATTATGATTATGTATAATAAAAAGAGTTGTTCATGATTATTAATTTCTATTTAGATTGTAAAAGgctatgtttaattattttatttttattttttttctcttttttttttgatttattggaTAAATTTCATATCTAGTCACACACGACACAACTCACACTATAGTGCAAATGTGAAAAGATATTGATGGAgtaataaatattatcataGTGCTTAAATGTTTATccaatattaattttagtaaaaattaatataagattaaataatctttttctttattaagaaaaaagatgATTCTTTGTTTTTCTGTATTAATCtagcaaaaaataaagaagctttttcttattattcttatatatatatatatatgtgtgtgtgtgtgtgacaCAAGTATCGGTGTAAGCATGagtttcatatttattatttttttatttcacgaCACAGATAGAATTTAgagaatcaattaaattttaatatgatttttaaatattttaaattgttaattattgtaatttatagtactttttatctaatttttgtGTTACTTCTCTCGTTCGAATATACGTAGCACAAATATAATTTCAAGAGTCAATCaaaatattgttaattattgagatttataatatttattttgttccatttaatttaacacagttagattatttttatatgtcttttttaatatattaaattttcaatatatataaaaataaaaaaataaaacaaacaaattaaaaatgaaagaaaaaacaactGAATAAAGGAAAAACTATCAGGTAGGCATATCGATCATGACCTATTTGATTATCTATACTAGCAGCGGGTGTATACCTTGTATAATAAAACATGTATTATCAAacatatattagttaattagtcATTATACCtatagttttatttaattaccACTTGTGATCAACATTCAATGGTAATTACATtagttgaatttttgaatttatataatccACACGTTTGTATAATTcagaatttgtataatataatatgtataacttttgtataatgtaattttatataatatacatttataaccgtttaaaattcaaatatttgtgtttgtataaactcgttattttgagtttatataAGAACAACTTAATTGTACAACAGTATctgaaattatacaaatttatcCGTGAATTATACAAACAAGACAACTTAAGTTGTTACTATAACTCGTAAATATACAAATTGTAACTacgaaacataattaaatttattatagtatcaattttctaattttatcccaattttaaaatataaaatatttttttaataaagattaATCTCGAGATTTGTTATCCGATATACCTAGGAGTTCTTAAGAGACAAAATCAAAATGAACAACTATAAATACGAAATAAgtggagagaaaaaaaaaatacattactaACAAAGAGGAACAgctaattcataaaatttaaggTAAATTAAAACTGAAAAAAGCTATAAACTTGCTATATTTCTTCAGTgacaaaatcttgaaattttgttCAGTAACAAAATCTTtgataaaatccaaaaaattaaaataaatttgcatGCATGTAATTAAATGTGCTTATTTGCTGTCTCATACTCAGACCTAACAGGTGTTTTGATGATGTTTTTTGTTCATGTGATTGTGCTTGTGTTTCActgtttttttcccttttttttgttgttttgtatCACTGTAATCAGTCCAAAATTTGGTATCTTTAAAGTTTTCAGCTTTTTGTGATTGTTGGGGTTGTGGGGTTtgtttttttaggaaaaagattgaatttttatgcAAAATTCCAAATCTTGATTACTGAGCTTTGTTAGTAATTGTTTGTATGTATGTGTAGTAGTGCTATTTCTCTTTGATTCTTGAAATTTGTGGGTTAGAAGACAGACACCCATTGAGTTGggaagtgaaaaaaaatgtagattttttttttgttgattttgggTTTTTTATGCTTCTTTGTATGTGATTTTCTTGTTTGTTGAAAGGATTTGATGTTTTTGTTGTGAGGATTAACTTGTGGAATTTGGTTTGCAGTTGAGTGAATTGTCTCTCTAGCATTGCTTGAATTGAAGAATCAGAGAAGAGAAGCTTATAAAGTATGAACTTTTTTTCATATCTCTATTTACTTTTAGTATTTATGTTTGTGTTAGGCCTGTATAATGTTCTGAGTATCTGAAAGGGTTTTGAAATGTAATACTACCTCCATCTGTTCTCTTTTCGAGATTTAAACTATGTGAACATTGACCGACATTTTAAAATGTTCTTATTTTCGTTAGAATTGCAACTGATGATTGTTTTCATATAGTATctgaatatcaaaattttaattttaaaaatatacacaaTGTAATCCCGCAAGTGGAATGTGGGGAGGGTAGATAGAGTCCATAGAGACattgtttctgatagaccctATATTGAGTTGATTTAATCTAATTTAGCTTCGAAGATTAGTCAATTTGACCCTCGAAAAGGGAAAATCGACACTTACTTTGCAATCGAGGGAGTACTAATATATAATGTCACATATTCTTGTAAGATTTTGGGCTCTCTATTCTTTAACTTAAGGATTTGAGTTAAATGCGCATATTGATGGTGTGACCTATCTGTATACAtcatttatctttcttttttttttttttatgtaaagaGAATGAAACTTAGTTTTATCTTGCTAATCTCAGAGAAGGTTACTCACACCAACatggtttatttatttagttaccAGAGAGACTTTTTTGTGTGTGggaatttaaagaatattaggGGTGTGCTTCCACACTATTCAAGAAAGAATGAGCATTTCCAGTTTATCTAGTTTGTAGACGATTTTAGCCAACTCCAATTAGTTTGGGATTGAGGCTTAGTGAGTGACAGTTGGTTGTAGAATATTCTTTTTGGTGGCAAAGCCAGGATTTTCCAGCAAAGGGGTGTCTAGTGTCACTCCTCGAACGAGGGTGTCTCTGCTACTAATTCCTTTACCATTTGTAAACAAATTTCTTCTTGAGACAGGTTTACTTATTGCATAGTGAGTGATAAAACTCTCTTTTTGTTAATTGGTGACGTAGTTCATCCACCATATTGTTTGAGAGCCTATAGGTCTGTTTCCTGAAATTCCAGCTAATAGTCTTTTTTGTCGGGTGTCGATGTTTTGCTGCTGAAAAAGCTGTTTgcaatttgttttatttttcttacatgGGCATACTAAAAGCTAGACAGGTGGCCATTGAagaatgaaattattaatttatatgggACATGTTGATTGTTTCTGTTTTCTAGTTCAGTGAAGATGGTGGTAAGAACTGTGGATCTTCGCTCAGACACCGTCACTAGACCAACTGAAGCCATGCGGAACGCAATGGCGAATGCTGAAGTGGATGATGATGTCTTAGGTTATGATCCAACAGCCCAACGCCTTGAAGCAGAGATGGCAAGGATAACGGGCAAGGAAGCAGGATTATTTGTTCCTTCTGGCACTATGGGTAACCTTATCAGTGTGCTGACTCATTGCCAAATCAGGGGCAGTGAGATTATTCTCGGTGATTATTCCCATATCCATATTTATGAAAATGGAGGCATTTCCACCCTTGGAGGTGTTCATCCAAGGACAGTGAAGAACAATGAAGATGGTACGATGGATCTTGATCTGATTGAAGCTGCGATTCGAGATCCTAGCTTTGAAATATGTTACCCAACCACTAGGCTGATCTGCTTGGAGAATTCGCAAGCTCAGTAAGAATATTCTCTCACTATTAACTCTTTTTACGGCAACCCTCATAATCATGCTTTATCTGGTAATGCTATTGGATTTGTGCTAGTTTTTGTTAGAGCTGTATATATTTAGTATATCGTCGACCATACAACAACAACTATGCTTCAGTTCCAAGCAAGTGGGGATCGGTAATATGAATCTTCACCGACCATGTCACTTTGTTTAAGCCCATATCAGTccaatatttataaaatcattagtTCTTCTTGCATTAGAAGTTCTGTACATGTTAATTGGCATAAATCTCTAGCAAGTTTTAAAGACTcctagcaaacattagctataaaccatgtttaaattttatatagatCTTTTTCTTCACATTGCTTTAGTCAGTTTTGAGTATTGTCTCTCTTTATAATGCAAGTTCTTAACCAACAACACTCTATGAGTGCAGCTCAGGGGGCAGATGCCTTTCTGCGGAGTACACAGACAAAGTTGGAGAGCTAGCAAAGAAGTATGGTCTGAAGCTCCACATTGATGGAGCTCGTATATTCAATGCATCAGTTGTGAGTACACAATTTTTTGACTTGTTAGGAAACAACCTGTTGTTTGGAGTCTGTCAATAATGCTACCTTGATTTGGATGGATTTTCAAATTAGAGTGATTTTCAGTAGTTTCTATAaagtatatgcttataatgctATATGAAACAAGTAGCACCTTTGTGAATTGAGATCTCATGGGACTTGAAAGATAAATAAAGAGCTAAATTTGATCTAGGATAggttaaaatgataaatattggATTCAAATAAATGACGAATGTGCAACATAGCTAGGTGCACATTTTTATTCTAGACGCATATTTGTGCACAATAGCTTAAGTGTCTGCTTTGTCTTTTGACAGATTTAATAGTCATCGGTTCTTTTATATGGACATATGACTTGATGGAATTTTGAGTTTTATAGGAGTCTAAATGTAGAGTTCTCCATAATTACTTTTAAGGGCTTCTACTTTTGTCTTTCTGTATgccttctttattttatgttcatTCTGATTAACTGGGTTAATCTGTCATTTAGGCACTTGGAGTGCCTGTTCATAGGCTTGTACAGGCAGCTGATTCAGTTTCGGTAAGTGATATTATCCCCAAAAATCTAGATTACCCTTTCTCTTTATTGTCTCTAGTTATTTCTGATCCACTTATTGAGTAACGAAACAAATACATTTTATTCATAACATGGTATATTAAAGGAGAAACAAAGAGATGTTTTATGTTTAGCTTGTAATGTATGACAAGGTTTTTAGTGTATTTTTCCCGAATTTCTGCTCATTTAAGAGTCTGTGCAGGTATGCTTATCAAAAGGTCTTGGTGCTCCAGTTGGATCTGTGATTGTTGGTTCGAAGAGCTTCATTGCCAGGGTATGTATGCttttgcataaaaaaaattatttgttcctTGCCAAATAGCTCATTGTTTCCTTCGTTTTTTAGGCCAAAATCCTGAGGAAGACTCTAGGCGGTGGAATGAGGCAAATTGGAGTCCTTTGCGCTGCTGCTTTTACCGCTTTACAAGAGAATCTTGTTAAGCTGGAAGGAGATCACAGAAAGGCTAAGATTTTGGCTGGtaatattttctccatttgATAAGTTTATTAACTAACTCTTTTCATTTGCCTAATGATTACCATTTACTTCTCAGCGGAACTTAACAAAATCAAAGGGCTTAAAGTTGATGTTG
This genomic window contains:
- the LOC101247807 gene encoding low-specificity L-threonine aldolase 1 isoform X1 — protein: MKMVVRTVDLRSDTVTRPTEAMRNAMANAEVDDDVLGYDPTAQRLEAEMARITGKEAGLFVPSGTMGNLISVLTHCQIRGSEIILGDYSHIHIYENGGISTLGGVHPRTVKNNEDGTMDLDLIEAAIRDPSFEICYPTTRLICLENSQAHSGGRCLSAEYTDKVGELAKKYGLKLHIDGARIFNASVALGVPVHRLVQAADSVSVCLSKGLGAPVGSVIVGSKSFIARAKILRKTLGGGMRQIGVLCAAAFTALQENLVKLEGDHRKAKILAAELNKIKGLKVDVATVETNIVYCDILKGSRISEAELVKTLEQYGLLILPEGPLRVRFVLHHQISESDVHYAVSCIQRALAGVAEENGDK
- the LOC101247807 gene encoding low-specificity L-threonine aldolase 1 isoform X2; this encodes MVVRTVDLRSDTVTRPTEAMRNAMANAEVDDDVLGYDPTAQRLEAEMARITGKEAGLFVPSGTMGNLISVLTHCQIRGSEIILGDYSHIHIYENGGISTLGGVHPRTVKNNEDGTMDLDLIEAAIRDPSFEICYPTTRLICLENSQAHSGGRCLSAEYTDKVGELAKKYGLKLHIDGARIFNASVALGVPVHRLVQAADSVSVCLSKGLGAPVGSVIVGSKSFIARAKILRKTLGGGMRQIGVLCAAAFTALQENLVKLEGDHRKAKILAAELNKIKGLKVDVATVETNIVYCDILKGSRISEAELVKTLEQYGLLILPEGPLRVRFVLHHQISESDVHYAVSCIQRALAGVAEENGDK